One window of Athalia rosae chromosome 4, iyAthRosa1.1, whole genome shotgun sequence genomic DNA carries:
- the LOC105691190 gene encoding lipopolysaccharide-induced tumor necrosis factor-alpha factor homolog, translated as MDNKGNPPPGFMPPPAYGPPQPGQPSVVIVQAPALGPETAAMTCPHCRANISTRVEQSSSTKTHLFALLLCVLGCWPCAPCPYCMDSCLTKKHFCPACNAFIGEYSN; from the exons ATGGACAATAAGGGCAACCCACCTCCCGGTTTCATGCCACCACCGGCTTACGGTCCACCACAACCAGGTCAACCCT CTGTGGTGATCGTCCAGGCTCCAGCTTTGGGACCAGAAACGGCAGCAATGACCTGCCCCCACTGCCGTGCAAATATTTCAACCCGTGTCGAACAATCATCGTCAACTAAGACTCACCTCTTTGCTCTGCTTCTCTGCGTGCTTGG gtGCTGGCCTTGCGCTCCCTGCCCATACTGTATGGACAGTTGCTTGACCAAGAAGCATTTTTGTCCAGCTTGCAACGCATTCATTGGAGAATACAGCAATTAG